The following proteins are encoded in a genomic region of Streptomyces gobiensis:
- a CDS encoding FtsB family cell division protein, whose product MAADRDRFSTATRLKALGEEAAARVYRAQNRRLRAPRRSRLTGRAALLALVVCSLVVALAYPMRQYVSQRSEIADQRRQAEQARERVEQLRDELARWRDPVYVEQQARARLHYLRPGETGYIVEDGSADPRRPSDRGPSDRAWYRNLWDGVDAADRRR is encoded by the coding sequence GTGGCCGCCGACCGGGATCGGTTTTCCACCGCGACGAGGCTCAAGGCGCTCGGTGAGGAGGCCGCCGCCCGGGTCTACCGTGCGCAGAACCGGCGGCTGCGGGCTCCGCGCCGCAGCCGGCTCACCGGCCGCGCGGCGCTGCTGGCGCTGGTCGTCTGCTCTCTTGTCGTCGCGCTGGCGTATCCGATGCGGCAGTACGTATCGCAGCGCTCGGAGATCGCCGATCAGCGCCGCCAGGCCGAGCAGGCGCGGGAGCGGGTTGAGCAACTGCGCGATGAGCTGGCCCGCTGGCGGGATCCGGTCTATGTGGAGCAGCAGGCCCGCGCGCGGCTGCACTATCTCCGCCCGGGCGAAACCGGCTATATCGTCGAGGACGGCAGTGCCGATCCCCGCCGCCCCAGCGACCGCGGCCCGTCCGACCGCGCCTGGTACCGGAACCTCTGGGACGGCGTGGACGCGGCGGACCGCCGCCGCTGA
- the eno gene encoding phosphopyruvate hydratase, whose product MPSIDVVVAREILDSRGNPTVEVEVGLDDSSTGRAAVPSGASTGAFEALELRDGDKARYGGKGVEKAVLAVIEQIGPELVGYDATEQRLIDQAMFDLDATADKSSLGANAILGVSLAVAHAASEASDLPLFRYLGGPNAHQLPVPMMNILNGGSHADSNVDIQEFMIAPIGAESFSEALRWGTETYHALKAVLKERGLATGLGDEGGFAPNLGSNREALDLILEAIKKAGYAPGQDIALALDVAASEFYKDGVYEFEGKSRTAGEMTAYYGELVDAYPLVSIEDPLYEDDWDGWKTITAQLGDKVQLVGDDLFVTNPERLQRGIDEKSANALLVKVNQIGSLTETLDAVELAQRNGFKCMMSHRSGETEDVTIADLAVATNCGQIKTGAPARSERVAKYNQLLRIEEILDDAAVYAGRSAFPRFKG is encoded by the coding sequence GTGCCGTCCATCGACGTCGTCGTAGCCCGCGAGATCCTCGACTCGCGAGGCAACCCCACGGTGGAGGTCGAGGTCGGCCTCGACGACAGCAGCACCGGCCGTGCCGCTGTCCCGTCCGGTGCCTCCACCGGCGCCTTCGAGGCCCTCGAGCTCCGCGATGGTGACAAGGCCCGCTACGGCGGCAAGGGTGTCGAGAAGGCGGTCCTCGCCGTCATCGAGCAGATCGGTCCGGAGCTGGTCGGTTACGACGCCACCGAGCAGCGGCTGATCGACCAGGCGATGTTCGACCTGGACGCCACCGCCGACAAGTCCTCGCTTGGCGCCAACGCCATCCTCGGTGTCTCGCTGGCCGTTGCGCACGCCGCCTCCGAGGCCTCCGACCTGCCGCTCTTCCGCTACCTTGGCGGGCCGAACGCGCACCAGCTGCCGGTCCCGATGATGAACATCCTCAACGGCGGCTCGCACGCCGACTCCAATGTGGACATCCAGGAGTTCATGATCGCCCCAATTGGCGCGGAGTCCTTCTCCGAGGCGCTGCGCTGGGGCACCGAGACCTACCACGCGCTCAAGGCCGTGCTGAAGGAGCGGGGCCTGGCCACCGGCCTGGGCGACGAGGGCGGCTTCGCCCCGAACCTGGGCTCCAACCGCGAGGCCCTGGACCTCATCCTTGAGGCCATCAAGAAGGCCGGTTACGCCCCGGGGCAGGACATCGCGCTCGCGCTGGACGTCGCCGCTTCCGAGTTCTACAAGGACGGCGTCTACGAATTCGAGGGCAAGTCCCGCACCGCCGGGGAGATGACCGCGTACTACGGCGAGCTCGTCGACGCCTATCCGCTGGTCTCGATCGAGGACCCGCTGTACGAGGACGACTGGGACGGCTGGAAGACCATCACCGCGCAGCTCGGTGACAAGGTCCAGCTCGTCGGCGACGACCTCTTCGTCACCAACCCGGAGCGGCTGCAGCGCGGCATTGACGAGAAGTCCGCCAACGCTCTGCTGGTCAAGGTCAACCAGATCGGCTCGCTGACCGAGACCCTGGACGCCGTTGAGCTGGCCCAGCGCAATGGCTTCAAGTGCATGATGTCCCACCGCTCCGGTGAGACCGAGGACGTCACCATCGCCGACCTCGCCGTCGCCACCAACTGCGGCCAGATCAAGACCGGCGCCCCGGCCCGCTCCGAGCGTGTCGCCAAGTACAACCAGCTGCTGCGCATCGAGGAGATCCTGGACGACGCGGCGGTCTACGCCGGTCGTAGCGCTTTCCCGCGTTTCAAGGGCTGA
- a CDS encoding transglycosylase family protein, with product MLFTGKGHHRRPSKVVRVATLAGVTGAAVAAPLMAATGAQAAPVDTWEKVAQCESGGNWSINTGNGYYGGLQFSQSSWAAAGGTKYAPRADLATKGQQIATAEKLLAMQGPGAWGCASAGNLTAGGPSANVNPGGGSASGSQNQQETPPERQQTQPQNPPQRPQTGSGNYTVQSGDTLSSIAAEHGTTWRRIYEANKATVGRNPHLIFPGQKLSV from the coding sequence ATGCTGTTCACCGGCAAGGGCCACCACCGCCGTCCATCCAAGGTCGTGCGTGTCGCCACGCTGGCAGGCGTCACCGGGGCCGCTGTCGCTGCTCCGCTGATGGCTGCCACGGGTGCCCAGGCCGCCCCGGTCGACACCTGGGAGAAGGTCGCCCAGTGCGAGTCGGGCGGCAACTGGTCCATCAACACCGGCAACGGCTACTACGGCGGACTGCAGTTCTCGCAGTCGAGCTGGGCCGCCGCGGGCGGCACCAAGTACGCCCCGCGCGCCGACCTCGCCACCAAGGGTCAGCAAATCGCCACCGCTGAGAAGCTGCTCGCCATGCAGGGCCCGGGTGCCTGGGGCTGCGCCAGTGCGGGCAACCTCACCGCCGGCGGCCCCTCCGCCAATGTGAACCCCGGCGGCGGTTCGGCCAGCGGCTCGCAGAATCAGCAAGAGACACCGCCGGAGCGGCAGCAAACGCAGCCTCAGAACCCGCCGCAGCGGCCGCAGACCGGCTCCGGAAACTACACCGTGCAGAGCGGTGACACGCTCTCCTCGATCGCCGCCGAGCACGGCACCACCTGGCGGCGGATCTACGAAGCCAACAAGGCCACCGTTGGCCGCAACCCCCACCTGATCTTCCCCGGCCAGAAGCTCAGCGTCTGA
- a CDS encoding transglycosylase family protein encodes MPLLGASGAQAAEAATWDRVAECESGGIWSSNAENGYYGGLQLTLSTWEKYGGTVYADRPDLASRMQQIAVAEQILAEQGPDAWPSCAVGSGLAKEVADGAVEVPEAVPSDDPLSPAPTPSPDRLETESPAETPAETPAESSAEDGAVDEGPGDEGAQPGEPGQDGATAPDHPSLTPDHPAPGSAEGTGKHRGEPETERPSENTARGADRVERGSGDYRVQSGDSLSEIAEREGVQGGWPALYAANEPVIGADPDLILPGQRLDLGQQKG; translated from the coding sequence ATGCCGCTCCTTGGCGCATCCGGCGCCCAGGCCGCCGAAGCGGCGACCTGGGACCGGGTCGCCGAGTGCGAGAGCGGCGGGATCTGGAGCTCCAACGCCGAGAACGGCTACTACGGCGGTCTTCAGCTCACCCTGAGTACCTGGGAGAAGTACGGCGGCACCGTGTACGCGGACCGCCCCGATCTGGCCAGCCGTATGCAGCAGATCGCGGTCGCCGAGCAGATCCTCGCGGAGCAGGGCCCGGACGCCTGGCCGAGCTGTGCGGTAGGGAGCGGACTGGCCAAGGAAGTGGCCGACGGAGCGGTCGAGGTTCCGGAGGCCGTGCCCAGCGACGATCCGCTGTCGCCTGCCCCTACGCCCAGCCCCGACCGGCTGGAGACCGAGAGCCCTGCCGAGACCCCCGCCGAGACCCCCGCCGAGAGCTCCGCCGAGGACGGCGCCGTGGACGAGGGGCCGGGTGACGAGGGGGCCCAGCCGGGTGAGCCGGGACAGGACGGGGCCACCGCACCGGACCACCCGTCTCTGACGCCCGATCATCCCGCGCCCGGCAGTGCTGAGGGCACCGGCAAGCACCGTGGTGAGCCGGAGACGGAGCGGCCCTCGGAGAACACCGCCCGGGGGGCTGACCGCGTTGAGCGCGGTTCGGGTGATTATCGGGTCCAGTCCGGTGATTCGCTCTCGGAGATCGCCGAGCGAGAGGGCGTGCAGGGCGGCTGGCCCGCGCTCTACGCGGCCAATGAACCGGTCATCGGCGCCGACCCCGATCTCATCCTGCCGGGCCAGCGCCTCGATCTGGGGCAGCAAAAGGGTTAG
- a CDS encoding cytochrome P450 family protein: MNDKTANDRPPAPTLFSWEFAADPYPAYAWLREHAPVHKTALPSGVEAWLVTRYADARQALADQRLSKNPGHHSESAHGKGKVGIPGERGANLMTHLLNIDPPDHTRLRRLVSKAFTPRRVAAFAPRVQELTDQLIDTIVAKQHDPVRGEADLIHEFAFPLPIYAICDMLGVPPEDQDDFREWAGMMLRHPGAQSPDGRRHGGGPRGGVGRSVKKMRGYLAELIHRKREDLGDDLISGLIRASDHGEHLTENEAAAMAFILLFAGFETTVNLIGNGTYALLCNPVQRERLQTALAGGDTALLATGIEELLRYDGPVELATWRFATEPMTLGGQRIAVGEPVLVVLAAADRDPEKFTDPDTLDLGRRDTQHLGYGHGIHYCLGAPLARLEGQTALATLLRRLPDLRLAVDPGDLRWRGGLIMRGLRTLPVEFSTVTVA; this comes from the coding sequence GTGAACGACAAGACGGCGAACGACAGACCTCCGGCGCCCACCCTCTTCAGCTGGGAGTTCGCCGCTGACCCGTATCCGGCCTACGCCTGGCTGCGCGAGCACGCGCCCGTGCACAAGACCGCACTGCCCAGCGGGGTGGAGGCCTGGCTGGTGACCCGGTACGCCGACGCCCGGCAGGCGCTCGCTGACCAGCGGCTGAGCAAGAATCCCGGGCATCACAGTGAGAGCGCGCATGGCAAGGGGAAGGTCGGGATCCCGGGGGAGCGCGGCGCGAACCTGATGACGCACCTGCTCAATATCGATCCGCCGGACCACACCCGGCTGCGGCGCCTGGTATCGAAGGCCTTTACTCCGCGCCGGGTGGCGGCCTTCGCGCCAAGGGTGCAGGAGCTTACGGATCAGCTCATCGACACCATCGTCGCCAAGCAACACGACCCCGTGCGGGGCGAGGCGGACCTCATCCATGAGTTCGCCTTTCCTCTCCCTATTTACGCTATCTGCGACATGCTCGGTGTGCCGCCGGAGGACCAGGACGACTTCCGCGAGTGGGCGGGGATGATGCTGCGTCATCCTGGGGCACAGTCCCCGGACGGCCGGCGTCATGGCGGTGGGCCCAGGGGCGGCGTGGGGCGGTCGGTGAAGAAGATGCGCGGCTATCTCGCCGAGCTCATCCACCGTAAACGCGAGGATCTGGGAGATGACCTCATCTCGGGACTGATCCGCGCCAGCGATCACGGTGAGCACTTGACGGAGAATGAGGCGGCGGCGATGGCGTTCATTCTCCTGTTCGCCGGTTTTGAGACGACCGTGAATCTCATCGGCAATGGAACATATGCCCTATTGTGTAACCCTGTACAGCGGGAGCGGCTGCAGACCGCGCTCGCTGGCGGCGATACGGCGCTGTTGGCGACCGGTATCGAGGAACTGCTGCGCTATGACGGGCCGGTGGAGCTCGCGACCTGGCGGTTCGCGACCGAGCCGATGACGCTCGGCGGTCAGCGGATCGCGGTCGGCGAACCAGTGCTGGTCGTGCTGGCCGCCGCGGACCGGGACCCGGAGAAGTTCACCGACCCGGACACGCTGGATCTGGGGCGCCGGGACACTCAGCACCTTGGCTACGGCCATGGCATTCACTACTGTCTCGGTGCGCCGTTGGCCCGGCTGGAGGGGCAGACGGCCCTGGCGACCCTGCTGCGCCGGTTGCCCGATCTTCGACTTGCGGTGGATCCAGGTGATTTGCGGTGGCGTGGCGGCCTCATCATGCGTGGACTCCGAACGCTGCCGGTGGAGTTCAGTACCGTGACCGTTGCGTGA
- a CDS encoding PHP domain-containing protein, which produces MEPVAALERIAFLLERAQAPTYRVRAFRTAAAVLARLPAEEVAERAAAGSLASLKGLGPKTSQVVREAASGDVPGYLAKLEAEAKTASPPLDEGAARLRAALRGDCHLHSDWSDGGSPVSVMARTAVELGHDWAVLTDHSPRLTVARGLSADRLREQLDRVAELNEELAPFRLLTGIEVDILLDGSLDQDPELLDQLDLVVASVHSKLRMDAPQMTRRMVAAATSPLVDVLGHCTGRLIGSRPESQFDAAEVFGACAASGTAVEINCRPERLDPPRRLLRQAVAAGVLFAIDTDAHAPGQLDWQVHGCARAAECGVPKERVINTWTAPQLLTWTRTRKTPHGL; this is translated from the coding sequence ATGGAGCCTGTGGCGGCCTTGGAGCGGATCGCGTTCCTCCTGGAGCGGGCCCAGGCTCCGACGTACCGGGTGCGGGCCTTCCGTACGGCCGCTGCCGTGCTCGCGCGGTTGCCCGCCGAGGAGGTGGCGGAGCGGGCCGCGGCCGGCTCGCTTGCGTCCCTGAAGGGGCTCGGCCCGAAGACGTCCCAGGTCGTGCGGGAAGCGGCCAGCGGTGACGTACCCGGATACCTGGCGAAGCTGGAGGCGGAGGCGAAGACGGCCTCTCCACCGCTCGACGAGGGCGCGGCACGTCTGCGTGCCGCGCTGCGCGGGGACTGCCATCTGCACTCGGACTGGTCGGACGGTGGCAGCCCGGTCAGTGTGATGGCCCGTACCGCCGTCGAGCTGGGACACGACTGGGCGGTGCTGACGGACCACTCGCCACGGCTGACGGTTGCCCGCGGGCTGTCGGCAGACCGGCTCCGTGAGCAGCTGGACAGGGTCGCTGAGCTGAACGAAGAGCTGGCACCGTTCCGGCTGCTGACCGGGATCGAGGTCGACATCCTGCTCGACGGCTCCCTGGACCAGGATCCGGAGCTGCTGGACCAGCTCGATCTGGTGGTTGCCTCGGTCCATTCCAAACTACGGATGGACGCCCCGCAGATGACGCGCCGAATGGTCGCGGCGGCCACCAGTCCGCTGGTCGACGTGCTGGGGCACTGCACGGGGCGGTTGATCGGAAGCCGTCCCGAGTCGCAGTTCGACGCGGCGGAGGTCTTCGGCGCCTGCGCGGCCTCCGGAACGGCCGTGGAGATCAACTGCCGCCCGGAGCGGCTCGATCCACCACGACGGCTGCTGCGGCAGGCCGTGGCGGCGGGCGTCCTCTTCGCGATCGACACCGATGCCCATGCCCCGGGTCAGCTCGACTGGCAGGTCCACGGTTGCGCCCGAGCCGCTGAATGCGGGGTCCCGAAGGAACGGGTCATCAACACCTGGACGGCTCCCCAGCTGCTGACGTGGACCCGTACACGCAAGACGCCGCACGGGCTGTAA